CTGACGGCTATGCGGAGTTCGGCGTGCGCCGTGATGAGGTCGTCTCCGGGGCGCTACTGAATCTGGACGTCACCCCGTCGCCCTCCCTGATCCCGGGATTGTCCCAGCTTAAGATCTACCTGAACGACGAGCTGATGGCGGCCGTGCCGGTAACCCGTGAACAACTGGGTAAGAAAACCCGCCTGCAGATACCGCTGGACCCGCTATATATCACGGACTTTAACCGCATCCACCTGGCGTTTATTGGTCATTACCGGGAAGTGTGTGAAAACCCGGCCAATACGACGTTGTGGATGGACATTGGCCGGGACAGCAACCTGACGCTGACCTACCAGACCCTGGTGGTGAAAAACGATCTTTCGGCGTTTCCGCTGCCGTTTTATGACGCCCGGGATAGCGGGCGCCTGACCCTGCCGGTGGTGTTTGCCGGGGCCCCGGATACCGGGCAGCAAAAGGCCGCGGCTATCCTCTCTTCCTGGTTTGGCACCCGGGCCCAGTGGCGCGGGCAGGTGTTCCCGGTGTTTTATAATCAGCTACCGGAGCAAAACAGCATTGTGTTTGCCACTAACGCCCGGCGCCCGGACTTTCTGAAAGCGCACCCGCCGGTCACCGCGCCGGTTATCGAGATGCGCAGCCACCCGGATAAGCCGTGGATTAAAACGCTGGTGATTTGGGGCCGGGATGATAACGATCTTCTCCAGGCGGTCCGGGGGATCGCCAGCGGAGATGTGTTGCTGCGTGGCGAGCAGGTCACGGTGGATGCGGTAAAACCGCTACAGGCCCGCAAACCTTATGATGCGCCGAACTGGGTACGCACCGACAGCCCGGTGACGTTCGGCGAGCTGAAAACCTACGAGGGTCAGTTACAGTCGGTGGGCCTGCAGCCCTCCTCAATCACCCTGAATCTGAATTTGCCGCCAGATCTCTATCTGTTACGCAGCACCGGCATTGATATGGATCTGAAATATCGTTATACGGCGCCACCGGCCCGGGACAGTTCGCGGATGGACGTCAACCTGAATGATCGTTTCCTGAAGTCCTTCGGGCTGTACCCGAACAGCGAAAATAACCACCTGATGGTGCGCCTGCCCATCCTCCAGGGGCTGCTGGATGCGGGCGCTAACGTGTCTATTCCGGCACTGCGTCTCGGGGCGGCTAACAAGCTGCGTTTTGATTTCCAGTACATGAACCCGATGCCCGGCGGCTCGACAGATAACTGCGTAACGTATCAGCCGGTGTCCAATAAAGTGGTGCTGGATGAAAGCTCCAGCATCGATTTATCGCACTACTACCACTTTATCGCCATGCCGGATCTGCGGGTGTATGCCAGCGCCGGTTTCCCGTTCAGCCGGATGGCGGATCTGTCTGACACCCTGATTGTTGTCCCGGCGCAACCCCGGGCGGACCAGGTAGAGGCGCTGCTCAACGCGGTGGGCACCATAGGCGCCCAGACCGGCACCGCCGCGACCAGCTTGAGTCTGAGTGACAACCCCGCAGAGATGAAAGGGGCAGACAAAGACATCATGATAATCGGCACGCTGCCGCCCGGGATGAAAGATGACTCCCGGGTTAATCTGCTCCTGGAATCCACCCGGGCCTGGGTGAAGACCCCGGTGCGCCAGACCCCTGGCGATAGCGTGCTGCTGCCAGACGACGACAGGGCCGCACATGCGCAGACCACAATGAGCTCCGACGGGCCGATGGCGGCAATCGTCGGCTTCCAGTCCCCCTATAACGATTCGCGCAGTGTGATTGCCCTGCTGGCGGACAGCCCGCGCGGGTACAGTCTACTGAATAACGCCCTGAACGACAGCGGTAAACGGGCGGCGATTGCCGGGTCGGTTGCGGTGATCCGCGAAGCGGACGTACAGGGGATCCGGGTGGGGGACATTTATTATGCGGGGCACTTACCGTGGTTTGAGCGACTGTGGTTTGCCCTGTCTAACCACCCGGTTCTGCTGGCTATTCTTGCGGCCATCAGCGTGGTGTTGCTGGCGTGGGTTCTGTGGCGGCTGCTGCGTATTCTGAGCCGCCGCCGTCTGAAGGGAGACTAATATGCGATGGCGAGGATGTGCGCTGGCCCTGGTGATGGCCTGCGCCACATCCCGGGCCGCGACCTGTCCCTGGCCGGCCTGGGAGCAGTTTAAACAGGATTATCTCAGCGACCAGGGGCGGGTGATTGACGCCAGCGACCCGCGCCAGATAACCACCTCAGAAGGACAGAGCTATGCGCTGTTTTTCGCCCTGGTGGCGGATGACCAGACCACCTTTGACAGGGTGCTGACCTGGACCCGCAACAACCTTGCCCGGGGGGATCTGAGTAAGCACTTACCCGCCTGGCTGTGGGGGCGCCACAGTGCCAGCCAGTGGCAGGTGCTGGATGCCAACAACGCCACTGATGCGGACATGTGGATTGCCTGGGCGCTGCTGGAAGGGGGGCGGATTTGGCATAACGACACCTACACCCGCCAGGGAGAAGACTTACTGAAGCAAATTCGCCAGGAATCTGTCGTCCGGGTGCCGGGTCTTGGTATGGTCCTGTTGCCCGGTAAGCAGGGGTTTGTACAGCCGGGGAGCTGGCGGCTTAACCCCAGCTATCTGCCGCCCCAGGTGCTGGCGCGCATGGTGCGCTACCACGCCCCCTGGTCTGAAATGCGCGCGGCCAATATGGCCTTACTGGTAGATACCGCGCCGCACGGTTATGTGCCGGACTGGGTCGTCTGGAACAAGGGAGAGGGCTGGCAGCTTGGTGTGAAGCCGCCGCTTATCAGCAGTTATGATGCCATCCGGGCTTATCTGTGGGCCGGTATGCTCAGTGACAGCGATCCGGACAAAGCGCGGCTGCTGGACCATTTCGCCCCGATGATCACCGCAACAGCGGCGCGCGGGGCTCCGCCGGAAAAAGCCCGCGTCGCGGACGGCGGGCTGAGCGGTGAGGGCCCGGTCGGATTTTCTGCCGCGCTGCTCCCCGCCCTGCAACACAGCCCGGCGCTACAGGCACAGCGCCAGCGGGTGGCGGTGAACTTTCCCGGCAAAAATGCCTATTACAATTATGTTCTCACGTTATTTGGCCAGGGATGGGATCAACAGCGTTACCGGTTCTCCGTTAACGGGGAGCTGGTATTACCCCAGGATGGATCATGCATAAGTTCTCATTAAGTCTGCTCAGCCTGGTGGTGGGGCTGGTTATTCTCCCCCGGGCCTGGGGCGCCCAGGAGACGGCGAAACAGCATTTGCTGGATCAGGTGCGGCTGGGCGAGTCCAGCCAGCGTGACGATCTGGTGCGCCAGTCACTCCACCGCCTGACGCTGATAGCCCCGGATGATCCGGATGTTATGGCCGCCCGGCTGCGCTATTTGCTGCGCCACGGGGATACGGCTGGCGCCAGTAAGCTGATGGCGCAGATAGGCAAAACGGCCCCCGACAGCCAGGCATACCGGCAGGCGCAAACCAGCGTGGCGTTGTCCTCCCCCCGGGGGCGGGCACAGCTACAACAGGCCCGGCTACTGGGGACCACCGGCCATACCCGCGAGGCTATTGCCGCTTATGACGCGCTGTTTAATGGCCACCCGCCAGACGACTCGCTGGCGGGGGAATACTGGTTGCTGGTGGCGAAAATACCGGCCCGCCATCAGGGGGCGGTAACACAGCTACAGCAACTGTATGCCCGGGCGGCGGGGAATACGGATCTTGGCGGCGCGCTGGCCGGTATGCTGTTCGCCGATAACCGTAACCAGGAGGGGTATAACGTGTTGCGCCAGATGGCGCGCTCCGCTGCCGGGCGCTCTACGGCAGAGCGCCTGTGGTGGGAGCGCGTCAGGGACAAAGCCCCCGGCCCCGCCAGTACGGCGGCCCTGCAACAGTATCTGGCGGTATTCAGCGACGGGGAGAATGCCAGCGCCGCCCGGCAACAGCTTGCGCAGCACCACCAGCCGGTGCAGGTTCCCGCCCCCGGGCGCGCACCTGCAACAGAGCCTCCAACTGAGCGCCCGGTGGCGAAAGCGACCCCCCCTGCCAGTAAGGCACCCACGGTGACACGCAGCAGCCGTTACTGGTCGCTGATAGACCAGGGCGACCAGGCCCTGAAAAACCACGATACGGCGCTGGCGCGCCTGCGCTACCAGCAGGCGCGCAACACGGATCGCCACGACAGCTATGCGCTGCTGGGGCTCGGGGATGTGGCGGTCGCGGAAAAAAACGATCCCGTGGCCGGGGAGTATTACCGGCAGGCGTTACAGCTGGATGCGGGCAACAGCAGCGCGGTGCGCGGGCTGGCTAATATTTACCGCCGCCAGTCGCCGGAAAAGGCCAGTGCGTTTATCGGCACCCTGACCCCGCGCCAGCGGAGCAGTATTGATGATATTGAGCGCAGCCTGCGCGACGACAGCCTCGAACAGCAGGCCGCAGTGCTGGAAAACCAGGGCGAGTGGGCCCGGGCGGCCGCCCTGCACCAGCAGCGGCTGGACAGCAACCCGGACAGTGTCTGGATAACGTACCGGCTGGCAAAAGATCTGGCTGCTGCCGGGCAGCAGGCCCGCGGAGACCAGCTGTTCCGGGCGCTGGCGGCAAAGGAACCCCGGGATCCGGAGCGGATATATGCTCAGGGGCTGTATCTTGCCGCAACAGACAGAGACCGCACCGCCCTGGATGAAATTCACCGCCTGCCCCGCAGCCAGTGGAGCCCAAATCTCCGGGCGCTGGCAGCGCGACTGGAGAGCAACCAGGTGATGGCAGAGGCGAACCGGCTGCGTGACGGGGGCCAGGAGGCGCAGGCCATTGCGTTACTCCGTCAGCAACCACCGGCGGAGCGCTTCACCCTGGCGCTGGCGGAGTGGGCCAGCGAGCGGGGGGATTACCCGCAAGCAGAGCGGGAGTATCAGCGGGCGCTGGCCCGTGACCCGGCCAGTGATGAGGCGCGGCTCGGGCTGGTGGAGACCTTTCTTGCCGCAGGGGATAAGCCACGCGCCCGCCACTACCTGGCGGCCCTGCACCGCCCGGATGACGCCTCCCTCAACAGGGTGCGCCGGGAGGCCCGCGTGCGTAATGCGCTGGGGGATACCGCTACCGCCGGGCAGCTGTATCAGGCCGCCATTGCAGAGGCAAAGCGCCAGCCGCCGTCCATGAGTAGCGCGATGGCCCTGCGCGACGGGGCCCGTTACCAGGCCGCCGGGGGGGCACCTTTGCAGGGGCTGGATACCCTGCGCGATGCGATGGTCGCTGCCGGTATCAGTGATAAGCGCCCGGAGGATAACGACAGCTTCACGCAACTGACCCGTAACGACGCCCGCGATGACTGGCTGAAACGCGGGATCCGCAGCGACGCGGCCGATCTGTACCAGCAGCAGGATGTGCGCGTCACCCTCGATCACGATTACTGGGGCTCCAGCGGCACGCCGGGTTACTCGGATCTTAAAGCCCACACGACCATGCTCCAGCTGGATGCGCCGCTCAGTGACGGCACCGGCTTCCTGCGTGCTGATGTGGTGAATATGGATCCCGGCAGTTTTGGCAGCGAAACGAAGCCGCACTGGGGCACCTGTTATAAAGCGGGCTGTAGCCACTATGGGAGCCAGAGGGCCAGCGGGGTCAGTGTGGCTGCAGGCTGGCATAATGCCACCTGGGCCGGGGATATCGGCACCACCCCGATGGGGTTTGATGTGGTGGACCTGGTCGGGGGATTAAGCTATCGCGGGGATCTGGGCCCGCTGGGCTACACCCTGAATGCTCACCGGCGGCCGGTATCCAGCTCGTTACTTTCGTTTGCCGGGCAGCGCGATCCGAATACCGGTAAAACCTGGGGCGGGGTGCGGGCAACCGGTGGCGGGATCAGCCTGAGCTACGACCAGGGCAAGGCGCACGGTATCTGGTCGAGCCTGAGTGCCGACAGCCTGCAGGGGAAGAATGTGGAGGATAACTGGCGGGTACGCTGGATGACCGGCTATTACTACAAGCTGCTCAATGAGAATAACCGCCGGGTGACCGTGGGGGTGACCAATATGCTCTGGCATTATGATAAAGACCTGAGCAATTACACCCTCGGCCAGGGGGGCTATTACAGCCCGCAGCAGTATGTGTCGTTTGCGCTGCCGGTTATCTGGCGCCAGCGCACGGAGAACTGGTCATGGGAGCTGGGGGGCTCGGTGTCCTGGTCGCACTCGCAAAGCGATACGAACAGGCGCTACCCGCTACAGAATCTGGTGCCGCTCTCGCTGCCCGATCGCAACGCCCCGGAAGAGGGCGGATCGTCCAGCGGGGTGGGGTATACCGCCCGGGCGCTGGTGGAGCGGCGGATCAACAGTCACTGGTCAGTGGGGGCCGGGGTGGATATTCAGCAGGCCAAGGATTACACCCCCAGCCACGGGCTACTTTTTGTGCGTTATTCGTTCGGCGGCTGGATGGGCGATATGGCGTTGCCACCGCAACCGCTGGTGCCTTATGCAGACTGGTAAAAAAGCGCCAATTAGCCGCAGATCAGACGCAAAGTCCCCGCAATGCAGTATACTCTGCCGCGTGTGGTCATCATGGAGAGGGTGACCACTCCCTGATAGTCCATGTGGAGAGTGAACTTGCGAGTCAGCCGTTCTTTAACGATCAAACAAATGGCCACGGTTTTTTCCGTGTCCCTGGTGTTTATCGCTGTTTTTATTATTATTTTGCTTTTTCACTTTACGCAGCAAAATCGCTATACGGTCGCCACCCAGATGGAAAGTATTGCGCGCTCGGTGCGCGCCCCTCTGTCGGCGGCGATCCTGAAGGCCGATATCCCCCAGGCCGAATCCATTCTGATGCAAATTCCGCCGTCCGGTATTGTCGGGCGTGCCGATGTGGTGCTGCCTAACCAGTTCCAGGCACTGCATATTAACTTCGCCACCGAGCACCCGGTGCCGCTGCTGATGGCGCGCCTGTTTGAGCTGCCGGTGCAAATTTCGCTGCCGCTCTATTCCCTGGAGCGCCCGGCGAACCCGCAGCCGCTGGCCTACCTGGTGTTGCAGGCGGACTCCTGGCGGATGTACCGCCACATTATCAGTATTATCTCAACCCTGGTGACCACCTGGCTGATGCTGGTGCTGGTGGTGACCGTGGCGGTGACCTGGTGTATTAACCGCCTGATGGTCCACCCGCTGCGCAATATTGCCCAGGAGCTGCACGGGCTGGAGCGCAGCCAGGTGGCGGGCCACCAGCTGAAACTCGGGGCGCTGCACCGGGATGATGAAATTGGCCTGCTGGTGCGCAGCTATAACCGCAACCAGCAGCAGATCAGGCGCTTACTGGAAGAGAAAGAAAAACTCGCCACCCATTTCCCGCTCTCTGAGCTGCCCAACAAGGCGCTGTTACTGGCGCTGCTGGAGCAGACAACCAAAGAGGGCAAAGCCCCGGCGTTGCTGGTTGTCAGCAGTGAAACCCTCCAGGAAGTGGTGGGGGTGTTAAAAGAGAGCCAGCGCGAGACGCTGCTGCTGACGGTTATCTCCCGCCTGAAGGGCTGCCTGGGGGCTGATATGACCCTGGCGCAGATGAATCAGTATGATTTTGCGGTGATTTGCCCGCAGCAGAGCGATCCCTGGGCGATGATGACCCTCGCGCGCCAGATACTGGCGGCGCTGCACGAGCCGTTGCCCCTTCAGAATCTGCACCTGCGCCCGACGGCCAGCATCGGCATTGCCATGTGGGCACAGGCGCTGGGGGCGGAGCAACAATACCGCCGGGCCATGTCCGCCGCCCTTGCGGCGCGGCGCTTTGGCCGCAACCAGGTGCAGTTTTATGAGCCGGAGCAACTGCAGCGGGCCCAGCAGCGCCTGGCCCAGGAGAGCCATATTCTCAACGCCCTGGAAACCGGGCAGCTGGCTATCTGGCTGCAGCCGCAGGTGGATATCCTCAGTGGCACCCTGCTCGGGGCGGAAGTGCTGCTGCGCCAGCACCAGGAAGACGGCCAGTGGTCCCAGCCGGATACACTGCTGGAGCAGGCGGAAGCCTGCGGGCTGATAATGACCGTCGGGATCTGGATGCTGGACGCCTCTGCACGCCTGCTGGCCAGCTGGCAGCAGCGCGGTGTGATGCTGCCGCTGAGCATTAACCTGTCGGCGCTGCAAC
This Shimwellia blattae DSM 4481 = NBRC 105725 DNA region includes the following protein-coding sequences:
- the bcsB gene encoding cellulose biosynthesis cyclic di-GMP-binding regulatory protein BcsB; protein product: MKKTYFWFYAALLGIGGLPAALSWAAPGPLPQTPVAVSTPAPPVPGEDNPGEAAPQAPQRSAVLSFASIAPAPGNMTLRGTTSDGYAEFGVRRDEVVSGALLNLDVTPSPSLIPGLSQLKIYLNDELMAAVPVTREQLGKKTRLQIPLDPLYITDFNRIHLAFIGHYREVCENPANTTLWMDIGRDSNLTLTYQTLVVKNDLSAFPLPFYDARDSGRLTLPVVFAGAPDTGQQKAAAILSSWFGTRAQWRGQVFPVFYNQLPEQNSIVFATNARRPDFLKAHPPVTAPVIEMRSHPDKPWIKTLVIWGRDDNDLLQAVRGIASGDVLLRGEQVTVDAVKPLQARKPYDAPNWVRTDSPVTFGELKTYEGQLQSVGLQPSSITLNLNLPPDLYLLRSTGIDMDLKYRYTAPPARDSSRMDVNLNDRFLKSFGLYPNSENNHLMVRLPILQGLLDAGANVSIPALRLGAANKLRFDFQYMNPMPGGSTDNCVTYQPVSNKVVLDESSSIDLSHYYHFIAMPDLRVYASAGFPFSRMADLSDTLIVVPAQPRADQVEALLNAVGTIGAQTGTAATSLSLSDNPAEMKGADKDIMIIGTLPPGMKDDSRVNLLLESTRAWVKTPVRQTPGDSVLLPDDDRAAHAQTTMSSDGPMAAIVGFQSPYNDSRSVIALLADSPRGYSLLNNALNDSGKRAAIAGSVAVIREADVQGIRVGDIYYAGHLPWFERLWFALSNHPVLLAILAAISVVLLAWVLWRLLRILSRRRLKGD
- the bcsZ gene encoding cellulose synthase complex periplasmic endoglucanase BcsZ, giving the protein MRWRGCALALVMACATSRAATCPWPAWEQFKQDYLSDQGRVIDASDPRQITTSEGQSYALFFALVADDQTTFDRVLTWTRNNLARGDLSKHLPAWLWGRHSASQWQVLDANNATDADMWIAWALLEGGRIWHNDTYTRQGEDLLKQIRQESVVRVPGLGMVLLPGKQGFVQPGSWRLNPSYLPPQVLARMVRYHAPWSEMRAANMALLVDTAPHGYVPDWVVWNKGEGWQLGVKPPLISSYDAIRAYLWAGMLSDSDPDKARLLDHFAPMITATAARGAPPEKARVADGGLSGEGPVGFSAALLPALQHSPALQAQRQRVAVNFPGKNAYYNYVLTLFGQGWDQQRYRFSVNGELVLPQDGSCISSH
- the bcsC gene encoding cellulose synthase complex outer membrane protein BcsC, coding for MHKFSLSLLSLVVGLVILPRAWGAQETAKQHLLDQVRLGESSQRDDLVRQSLHRLTLIAPDDPDVMAARLRYLLRHGDTAGASKLMAQIGKTAPDSQAYRQAQTSVALSSPRGRAQLQQARLLGTTGHTREAIAAYDALFNGHPPDDSLAGEYWLLVAKIPARHQGAVTQLQQLYARAAGNTDLGGALAGMLFADNRNQEGYNVLRQMARSAAGRSTAERLWWERVRDKAPGPASTAALQQYLAVFSDGENASAARQQLAQHHQPVQVPAPGRAPATEPPTERPVAKATPPASKAPTVTRSSRYWSLIDQGDQALKNHDTALARLRYQQARNTDRHDSYALLGLGDVAVAEKNDPVAGEYYRQALQLDAGNSSAVRGLANIYRRQSPEKASAFIGTLTPRQRSSIDDIERSLRDDSLEQQAAVLENQGEWARAAALHQQRLDSNPDSVWITYRLAKDLAAAGQQARGDQLFRALAAKEPRDPERIYAQGLYLAATDRDRTALDEIHRLPRSQWSPNLRALAARLESNQVMAEANRLRDGGQEAQAIALLRQQPPAERFTLALAEWASERGDYPQAEREYQRALARDPASDEARLGLVETFLAAGDKPRARHYLAALHRPDDASLNRVRREARVRNALGDTATAGQLYQAAIAEAKRQPPSMSSAMALRDGARYQAAGGAPLQGLDTLRDAMVAAGISDKRPEDNDSFTQLTRNDARDDWLKRGIRSDAADLYQQQDVRVTLDHDYWGSSGTPGYSDLKAHTTMLQLDAPLSDGTGFLRADVVNMDPGSFGSETKPHWGTCYKAGCSHYGSQRASGVSVAAGWHNATWAGDIGTTPMGFDVVDLVGGLSYRGDLGPLGYTLNAHRRPVSSSLLSFAGQRDPNTGKTWGGVRATGGGISLSYDQGKAHGIWSSLSADSLQGKNVEDNWRVRWMTGYYYKLLNENNRRVTVGVTNMLWHYDKDLSNYTLGQGGYYSPQQYVSFALPVIWRQRTENWSWELGGSVSWSHSQSDTNRRYPLQNLVPLSLPDRNAPEEGGSSSGVGYTARALVERRINSHWSVGAGVDIQQAKDYTPSHGLLFVRYSFGGWMGDMALPPQPLVPYADW
- a CDS encoding EAL domain-containing protein, coding for MRVSRSLTIKQMATVFSVSLVFIAVFIIILLFHFTQQNRYTVATQMESIARSVRAPLSAAILKADIPQAESILMQIPPSGIVGRADVVLPNQFQALHINFATEHPVPLLMARLFELPVQISLPLYSLERPANPQPLAYLVLQADSWRMYRHIISIISTLVTTWLMLVLVVTVAVTWCINRLMVHPLRNIAQELHGLERSQVAGHQLKLGALHRDDEIGLLVRSYNRNQQQIRRLLEEKEKLATHFPLSELPNKALLLALLEQTTKEGKAPALLVVSSETLQEVVGVLKESQRETLLLTVISRLKGCLGADMTLAQMNQYDFAVICPQQSDPWAMMTLARQILAALHEPLPLQNLHLRPTASIGIAMWAQALGAEQQYRRAMSAALAARRFGRNQVQFYEPEQLQRAQQRLAQESHILNALETGQLAIWLQPQVDILSGTLLGAEVLLRQHQEDGQWSQPDTLLEQAEACGLIMTVGIWMLDASARLLASWQQRGVMLPLSINLSALQLVTPDVVAQLGELLQRYRIQPGTLILEVTENRRVDDPQAAINILRPLRDKGVRIALDDFGMGYASLYQFHQNKATPVDILKIDKAFVDLLPDNNSVASLIMDAAGRLNLDVVAQGVENDAQQRWLQEAGVQVVLGQQFAEPLSPDTFATRYLHSPAFLTTDSITKIHQNVLSYEKK